The following proteins are co-located in the Dyadobacter chenwenxiniae genome:
- a CDS encoding OstA-like protein codes for MTFFVLMFFSPYLLAQKALSQSKPVQSEDLVEIIKSDELEIVNENGVDSRRVTNGVFKHKGALLYSKLAIQNINTNVIEAFGNVKIVQGDTVTVTGDTLYYYGNTRLAIVSGKKTVLKDSKRTLTTRKIEYDMANGIANYKTPGRTVDEENVLTSKEGFYNTRTKEFTYYRNVKLVNKKYVLTTDTLLYNSITKWSDFNGVTKITNKDGTVNGTKGRYNTESAASAFQKRTTVDNETYTLTADSLEVDGKSNNGRGKGNVVIVAKKDKTVLNGDEGYYWKKEGYSKIFGHAYVRNVVSDDTLYIRADTLYSYENQRDSTRKLVGNKNVFIYKSDFQGKCDSITYNTADSIIRFFRKPILWSDQHYQMEADSITAFLVNNEINRMLLKGKSFVITEDTLVKQFNQVKGRTINAYFETGNKLKQVLVDGNGESAYYAVDDNQKNIGLNRVECGRMNLLFTDNRVQKISFVGKPDGKLIPPSKIKAPERQLEGFNWRITEKPTKNKTIWREL; via the coding sequence TTGACGTTCTTTGTCTTGATGTTTTTTTCACCTTATCTGCTGGCACAGAAAGCATTATCGCAATCTAAGCCCGTTCAGAGTGAGGATCTTGTTGAAATTATAAAGTCCGACGAGCTGGAAATTGTGAATGAAAATGGCGTTGATTCCAGACGTGTCACAAATGGCGTATTTAAGCACAAAGGAGCACTTTTATACAGTAAACTGGCCATTCAGAATATTAATACGAACGTGATTGAGGCCTTTGGAAATGTAAAAATCGTTCAGGGTGATACGGTTACGGTTACCGGCGACACGCTTTATTACTACGGCAATACGCGTCTGGCGATTGTTAGCGGTAAAAAGACGGTCCTGAAAGATAGTAAGCGCACCCTGACAACCCGGAAGATTGAGTACGACATGGCCAACGGCATTGCCAATTACAAAACGCCGGGCCGGACCGTCGATGAGGAGAATGTGCTGACGAGCAAAGAGGGCTTTTATAACACACGGACCAAGGAGTTTACATATTATCGAAATGTAAAACTGGTTAACAAAAAATATGTGCTGACTACCGACACATTGCTTTATAACTCGATTACGAAATGGTCGGACTTTAATGGTGTGACGAAAATCACCAATAAAGACGGCACAGTAAACGGAACAAAAGGTCGCTATAATACAGAGTCAGCAGCGTCGGCATTTCAGAAGCGGACTACGGTTGATAATGAAACGTATACACTCACCGCTGACTCGCTGGAAGTGGACGGAAAAAGTAACAATGGTAGAGGAAAAGGGAACGTAGTTATTGTTGCAAAAAAGGACAAGACGGTTCTGAATGGTGACGAAGGTTATTATTGGAAAAAGGAAGGTTATTCCAAAATCTTCGGTCACGCTTATGTCAGAAATGTGGTTTCCGATGACACGCTTTATATTCGCGCCGACACATTATATTCTTATGAAAATCAGCGCGATAGTACCAGAAAATTGGTTGGGAACAAGAATGTATTTATATACAAATCCGATTTCCAGGGCAAATGCGATTCGATCACGTATAATACTGCTGATTCGATCATCCGTTTTTTCCGCAAGCCGATCCTCTGGAGCGATCAGCATTATCAGATGGAGGCCGACTCAATCACCGCGTTTCTGGTTAATAACGAGATTAACCGGATGTTGCTGAAAGGAAAATCTTTCGTGATTACGGAGGACACATTGGTAAAACAGTTTAACCAGGTAAAAGGCCGCACGATCAATGCATACTTCGAAACGGGTAACAAGTTAAAACAGGTTCTCGTGGACGGAAACGGCGAAAGTGCTTATTATGCGGTGGATGATAACCAGAAAAACATTGGGCTGAACCGCGTAGAGTGTGGAAGGATGAATCTGCTGTTTACCGACAATCGGGTACAAAAAATCTCATTTGTGGGGAAACCAGACGGCAAGCTGATTCCGCCTTCGAAAATCAAGGCCCCGGAGAGACAATTGGAAGGGTTTAACTGGAGAATTACAGAAAAACCAACTAAGAATAAGACAATTTGGAGAGAGTTGTGA
- a CDS encoding T9SS type A sorting domain-containing protein, which translates to MKRNILYLLISLTLALQGLNAQSVSNGSRLNMVSKKKPASGENIKFSGLATGSSYKLLSLQNPKALNSFYRSFLFSSPNASESTGVAATEIVEKTTDRRQPAMEAQMKAEEQLYVNDKISVSNIYPNPASEYADLDYNITASIRDAKVIIYNVLGSQMAELPLNRNDRKLRVNTKDMPTGLYFYQLSLDGQKVATKKMLVRHQQ; encoded by the coding sequence ATGAAAAGAAATATACTTTACTTACTAATCTCACTAACGTTGGCCTTACAGGGTTTAAACGCACAATCCGTCTCGAACGGCAGTCGTTTGAACATGGTCAGCAAAAAGAAACCGGCCTCCGGGGAAAACATCAAATTTTCAGGCCTGGCAACGGGTTCAAGCTATAAATTGTTGTCTTTGCAAAATCCAAAAGCACTGAATAGTTTTTACCGTTCTTTCCTTTTCTCCTCTCCAAATGCTTCTGAAAGCACGGGTGTAGCAGCAACTGAGATTGTGGAAAAGACAACGGACAGAAGACAGCCAGCGATGGAAGCGCAGATGAAAGCGGAAGAGCAGTTGTATGTAAATGACAAAATTTCGGTTTCAAATATCTATCCCAATCCTGCCAGCGAATATGCGGATCTTGATTATAACATTACAGCAAGCATTCGTGACGCAAAAGTGATTATATACAATGTGCTCGGTTCGCAAATGGCTGAGCTGCCCCTAAACAGAAATGACAGAAAGCTGCGTGTGAATACGAAGGATATGCCAACAGGGCTTTATTTCTATCAATTGTCACTGGACGGTCAGAAAGTAGCCACCAAAAAAATGCTTGTACGTCATCAGCAATAG
- a CDS encoding outer membrane protein assembly factor BamD produces MRKNSPASYFLLFIAILVITSCSKFSKLQKTGTDQEKYDAAMSYYKKGDFYRSGLLFEELIPLLKGSTESELAQFYYAYTQYQQGQYNTSQFLFKKFFDTYARSDYAQEALYMHAFSLYKDSSPFNLDQTSTFTAVSAMQDFINTYPESPFREECTRYILELRSKLEKKAYERARLYHKISDFNAMSLKSAVISIENFRKDFPDSKYNEELAFLKVESQYNLAANSYSIKQKERYQDVLKFYQELIDKYPTGKFNRDAEKMFDESQKQIEVIAKAEVERQKLLETQPDPANKPTKVTTPAISEPKGQ; encoded by the coding sequence ATGCGAAAAAACAGTCCAGCAAGCTATTTCTTGCTTTTTATTGCGATCCTTGTAATTACTTCTTGTAGTAAGTTCTCGAAGTTACAAAAGACTGGTACGGATCAGGAAAAATATGATGCCGCGATGTCCTATTACAAAAAGGGGGACTTTTACCGTTCCGGTTTACTCTTCGAAGAACTCATTCCGTTATTGAAAGGAAGTACGGAATCTGAGTTAGCGCAGTTTTATTATGCTTACACCCAATATCAGCAAGGGCAGTATAATACCAGCCAGTTTTTATTTAAAAAGTTCTTTGATACATACGCACGCAGCGATTACGCACAGGAAGCACTATACATGCATGCTTTTTCCCTGTATAAGGACTCGTCGCCGTTCAATTTAGATCAGACCAGCACTTTCACGGCCGTTTCCGCGATGCAGGATTTTATCAACACATATCCTGAAAGTCCGTTCAGGGAAGAATGTACGCGGTATATATTAGAACTACGCTCGAAACTGGAAAAGAAAGCTTACGAGAGAGCACGCTTATACCACAAGATCAGTGACTTCAATGCAATGTCTTTGAAATCAGCTGTAATTTCGATTGAGAACTTTCGTAAAGATTTCCCGGATTCAAAATACAACGAGGAGCTTGCATTCCTGAAAGTGGAATCACAATACAATCTTGCAGCGAACAGTTACAGCATCAAGCAAAAAGAAAGATATCAGGACGTTTTGAAGTTCTACCAGGAACTGATCGACAAATATCCGACCGGCAAGTTTAACAGGGACGCGGAAAAGATGTTTGACGAAAGTCAGAAGCAAATTGAAGTCATTGCAAAAGCAGAAGTGGAGCGGCAAAAACTACTTGAAACACAGCCGGATCCAGCTAATAAGCCGACGAAAGTAACAACGCCGGCCATTTCGGAACCAAAAGGACAGTAG
- a CDS encoding DNA-directed RNA polymerase subunit omega gives MATNPSIITRDTDKIADVTGNLYESVSVISKRARQISSKMKEELNNKLAEFASGVDNLEEVFENREQIEISKFYERMPKAGSISIDEFIEGKTYHAYRDTTEE, from the coding sequence ATGGCAACCAATCCATCAATCATTACCCGGGATACGGACAAGATCGCAGACGTAACTGGTAACTTGTACGAGTCAGTATCAGTGATTTCTAAAAGAGCCCGTCAGATTTCGAGCAAAATGAAGGAAGAGCTTAACAACAAGCTGGCTGAATTTGCTTCTGGCGTAGATAACCTGGAAGAGGTGTTTGAAAACAGAGAGCAGATTGAAATTTCTAAGTTTTACGAGCGCATGCCAAAAGCCGGAAGCATTTCAATCGATGAGTTTATCGAAGGAAAAACATATCACGCTTACCGCGATACGACAGAAGAATAA
- the coaBC gene encoding bifunctional phosphopantothenoylcysteine decarboxylase/phosphopantothenate--cysteine ligase CoaBC translates to MNLKGKKILVAVSGSIAAYKSALLVRLLVKAAAEVQVVMTKSAKEFITPLTLSVLSKKPVLSTFTDGEEGTWNNHVELGLWADAIIVAPATARTLSKCATGNCDDLLTAVYLSARCPVFFAPAMDVDMYQHPSTRQNIEALIRFGNHFIEAEHGELASGLIGDGRLAEPETIVRTLSVFFAKKAVASGKRVLITAGPTVEALDPVRYISNRSSGKMGYAIAEAFAASGAMVTLVSGPTSLPIPEPTIQRINVQSADEMFTATHEHFAESDVVIFAAAVADYTSKFVAANKIKKQGEEMALDLVKTRDIAGTLGKSKTENQLLIGFALETENEMEYAMDKLLRKNFDYIILNSLNDPGAGFAHDTNKITVIDKRKNVKHFDLKHKEEVAQDILNIVLNKWSEA, encoded by the coding sequence TTGAATCTCAAAGGTAAAAAGATACTCGTTGCCGTTTCCGGCAGCATTGCTGCATATAAATCCGCGCTTCTTGTCCGACTCCTGGTTAAGGCTGCCGCTGAGGTCCAAGTGGTTATGACAAAGTCTGCTAAGGAATTTATTACACCGCTGACGTTGTCTGTGTTATCCAAAAAGCCTGTATTAAGCACATTCACAGACGGGGAAGAAGGAACCTGGAATAATCACGTGGAGCTGGGGCTTTGGGCGGATGCCATCATTGTGGCTCCTGCAACAGCACGCACGCTTTCCAAATGCGCAACGGGAAACTGTGATGACTTGCTCACAGCTGTCTACTTATCAGCACGATGCCCGGTTTTTTTCGCGCCGGCAATGGACGTGGATATGTATCAGCATCCTTCTACCAGGCAAAATATTGAAGCATTAATTCGCTTTGGAAATCATTTTATCGAGGCGGAACACGGTGAACTGGCCAGCGGGCTGATCGGTGATGGACGTCTCGCCGAGCCAGAGACGATCGTCCGGACATTGTCAGTCTTTTTTGCTAAAAAGGCTGTCGCTTCCGGGAAACGAGTGCTTATTACAGCAGGTCCGACCGTTGAAGCGCTTGATCCGGTTCGTTACATTAGCAACCGCTCTTCCGGCAAAATGGGTTACGCAATCGCAGAAGCGTTCGCCGCATCGGGCGCGATGGTTACGCTTGTCAGCGGCCCCACGAGCCTGCCGATTCCTGAACCGACTATACAACGCATCAATGTGCAAAGTGCCGATGAAATGTTTACAGCAACCCATGAACATTTTGCGGAGAGCGACGTGGTGATATTTGCGGCGGCCGTTGCAGATTATACTTCAAAATTTGTTGCAGCGAATAAGATCAAGAAGCAAGGCGAAGAAATGGCGCTCGATTTGGTTAAGACCCGGGACATTGCGGGAACATTAGGCAAATCGAAAACGGAAAACCAGCTGCTGATTGGTTTTGCGCTGGAAACGGAAAATGAAATGGAGTATGCCATGGACAAATTACTGCGCAAAAACTTCGACTACATCATTCTGAATTCATTGAATGATCCGGGCGCAGGTTTTGCACACGATACGAACAAAATAACCGTTATTGACAAAAGGAAAAATGTGAAACATTTCGATCTGAAACATAAAGAAGAAGTGGCACAGGACATCCTGAACATTGTCCTAAATAAATGGAGTGAAGCATGA
- the porD gene encoding type IX secretion system protein PorD has translation MKKIGVWLILLVACTISGQSFAQEFQFSVNLNYEQLVAQQKTDPQSMAQLQTYMSDFLNNTRWTNDEFGKEEKIRCKLNVNLTRSLNQGNYEGNAQLIVSRPVYNSNYETVLFTYVDKNFTFTYLPNTPLYFNENNYTEELPYILAFYANIALIFDYDSFSKLGGSPYVQKAFNLVNQARNSSPNKRGWDSNGDSRNRYWLVENLMSQQFTPFREGMYKYYRLGLDVATQNPAETRAKVLEVLNTAKEVNQLRPASVVINSFFDSKSDELYRILIEAQPEERAKAYTLLVGLDPGKTQLYQRLSL, from the coding sequence ATGAAAAAAATAGGGGTTTGGTTGATTTTACTGGTTGCCTGCACCATTTCCGGGCAGTCCTTTGCCCAGGAATTCCAGTTCTCGGTCAATCTCAATTATGAACAGCTCGTTGCACAGCAAAAGACTGACCCGCAGTCCATGGCCCAGCTTCAAACTTATATGAGTGACTTTCTGAACAACACCCGCTGGACAAATGATGAATTTGGAAAGGAAGAGAAAATCAGATGTAAATTGAATGTCAATCTGACCCGCTCGCTGAATCAGGGAAACTATGAGGGAAATGCACAACTGATTGTTTCAAGACCGGTCTACAACTCCAATTACGAGACGGTCCTATTTACTTACGTCGATAAAAATTTCACTTTCACCTATTTGCCCAACACACCGCTTTACTTCAACGAAAACAATTACACCGAAGAGCTTCCCTATATTCTGGCTTTTTATGCCAACATCGCGTTGATTTTCGATTATGATTCTTTTAGCAAGTTAGGCGGTTCGCCTTATGTTCAGAAAGCATTTAATCTTGTAAACCAAGCGCGTAACTCGTCGCCTAACAAGCGGGGCTGGGATTCCAATGGCGATTCCCGCAATCGTTATTGGCTGGTTGAAAACCTCATGAGCCAGCAGTTTACGCCTTTCCGCGAGGGTATGTATAAATATTACCGGCTTGGACTGGACGTAGCAACTCAAAATCCTGCTGAAACACGCGCCAAGGTTTTGGAAGTCCTGAATACGGCCAAAGAAGTAAATCAGCTTCGTCCCGCCAGCGTGGTGATCAACTCATTTTTTGATTCCAAATCTGACGAACTTTATAGGATCCTGATCGAAGCCCAACCCGAGGAGCGGGCCAAAGCTTACACCTTATTGGTGGGGTTGGATCCTGGAAAAACGCAATTATATCAACGTCTTTCCTTATAA
- the recN gene encoding DNA repair protein RecN has protein sequence MLSNLLIKNYALIKQLEMSPDPGLNIITGETGAGKSIMLGAIGLLLGNRADVKSLYDSSEKCVIEGSFSLSGYDLAPNFEDENLDYSDDCIIRREISVAGKSRAFINDTPVNLDALKRIGSQLLDIHSQHDSVMLGNNEFQLQVVDSFADNSQLLKSYQRDFSAYKEAARAFENLQQEAVKLRKEFDYDQFLFQELENAKLASDEQEKLEAELNILENAVEIREKLQLAHTLLDSPDNSILELLKNAANALGQAARLVPVYDAIRERVQSTLIELRDVADEIDQANSSVDIDQGRAELVQERLDLIYTLLKKHQATNVDQLLAIEADLQHKLSIVLNLDEDLARAEKTAIQAKEKMLKSANVLSEKRRKVTKAIEKLILERLSELGIPNASLSIQITETLPTANGLDSVAFLFSGNKGIVPQELKQVASGGEFSRLMMVIKYILADKRKLPTIIFDEIDTGVSGEIARKMGKMMLNMAHNHQIIAITHLHQIASSGNAHYFVYKDHSSDKTVSKIKKLTVDERVQEIAQMIGGHNPSETVLVNAREMILKEQT, from the coding sequence ATGCTTTCAAATTTACTTATAAAGAATTACGCGCTGATAAAGCAGCTGGAGATGTCCCCCGATCCCGGGCTGAACATCATTACAGGTGAAACGGGCGCAGGAAAGTCTATTATGCTGGGCGCTATCGGATTGCTTCTGGGCAATCGGGCCGACGTAAAATCCTTGTATGATTCCAGTGAAAAGTGCGTCATTGAAGGCAGTTTCAGCCTTTCAGGATATGATCTCGCACCCAACTTTGAAGACGAAAACCTCGATTATTCCGATGACTGCATTATTCGGCGCGAGATTTCTGTGGCAGGCAAATCGCGCGCATTTATCAATGACACGCCGGTTAATCTGGATGCATTGAAGCGCATAGGAAGTCAGTTACTCGATATTCACTCGCAGCACGACTCTGTCATGCTCGGCAATAATGAGTTCCAGTTGCAGGTTGTGGACTCATTTGCAGATAATTCACAATTACTTAAATCTTATCAACGCGATTTCTCAGCTTACAAAGAAGCAGCAAGAGCATTTGAAAATCTTCAACAAGAAGCAGTCAAGTTAAGGAAAGAGTTTGATTATGATCAGTTTCTTTTTCAGGAGCTGGAAAATGCGAAGCTCGCGAGTGATGAACAGGAAAAGCTGGAGGCGGAACTGAACATCCTCGAAAATGCAGTCGAGATCAGGGAAAAGCTGCAACTGGCCCACACGCTGCTCGATAGCCCCGATAACTCTATTCTTGAATTACTTAAAAATGCTGCGAATGCGTTAGGCCAGGCAGCGCGCCTCGTTCCCGTTTACGACGCGATACGCGAGCGCGTCCAAAGCACATTGATCGAATTGCGCGATGTTGCGGACGAGATCGACCAGGCAAACAGCTCGGTGGACATTGATCAGGGCCGGGCTGAGCTGGTTCAGGAGCGCCTGGATCTGATTTACACTTTGCTCAAAAAACACCAGGCAACCAATGTTGATCAGCTGCTCGCAATAGAAGCTGATTTGCAGCATAAGCTGAGCATTGTTTTGAATTTGGACGAAGACTTGGCAAGAGCAGAAAAGACGGCAATTCAGGCCAAAGAGAAAATGCTTAAAAGTGCAAATGTTCTCTCCGAAAAACGCCGCAAAGTGACCAAGGCAATAGAAAAGCTGATTTTAGAAAGGCTTTCGGAACTGGGAATACCAAACGCCAGTTTATCTATACAGATCACCGAGACATTGCCGACCGCGAATGGTCTGGATTCGGTTGCATTCCTGTTCAGCGGAAACAAAGGAATTGTTCCGCAGGAATTGAAGCAAGTAGCTTCCGGTGGTGAATTTTCGCGATTAATGATGGTTATCAAATACATTTTGGCTGACAAGAGAAAACTTCCCACCATTATCTTTGACGAGATTGATACGGGAGTTTCAGGTGAAATTGCCAGGAAAATGGGCAAAATGATGCTGAATATGGCTCATAACCATCAGATCATCGCCATCACCCATTTACATCAGATCGCCAGCAGCGGCAATGCGCATTATTTCGTTTACAAAGACCATTCGTCGGACAAGACTGTAAGTAAGATTAAAAAACTGACCGTAGACGAGCGGGTTCAGGAAATCGCGCAAATGATAGGTGGGCATAATCCATCGGAAACAGTGCTGGTGAATGCGCGCGAAATGATCCTGAAAGAACAAACATAA
- a CDS encoding viral A-type inclusion protein gives MKCLILPLLTLVFLAGCGNEAKKDKVSELEAEVMTIHDEVMPQMDQIMTLKSQLSKKIQHMDSLQNEGISSNTIAEERIKAVDLNQKLNESDKLMMSWMHAYRGDSAKKLAPEGAVAYFEKEKEKILEVKQTTLKSIQEAQTFLE, from the coding sequence ATGAAATGTTTAATACTCCCTCTATTAACCCTGGTTTTTTTGGCCGGCTGTGGCAACGAAGCAAAAAAAGACAAAGTTTCTGAGCTGGAAGCCGAAGTAATGACCATTCACGACGAAGTAATGCCGCAAATGGATCAGATTATGACATTGAAATCACAGCTATCCAAGAAAATACAGCATATGGACAGCTTGCAAAATGAGGGGATAAGCAGTAACACCATTGCCGAAGAGCGAATTAAAGCCGTTGATCTCAATCAAAAACTCAATGAGTCGGATAAGCTGATGATGAGCTGGATGCACGCATACCGCGGCGACTCTGCGAAGAAATTAGCGCCGGAAGGAGCTGTGGCATATTTTGAAAAGGAAAAGGAAAAAATCCTGGAAGTAAAGCAAACAACTTTAAAGTCTATTCAGGAAGCGCAAACATTTTTGGAGTAA
- a CDS encoding SCO family protein: protein MKLIKNAGHIYTFVLTILVSSVISCKEDRRLPILGERDVVKKTVDGKEVVDTVFNAIPAFTFVNQEGDTVSEKIVEGKIYVADFFFTTCPTICPVMKRQMVKVYNQYKGNPDVMILSHSIDPDHDTPQVLKKFATDLGISGDQWQFLTGEKEKIYEIGQKKYLSTAKEDKTADGGYIHSGAFILVDKEKHIRGMYDGTTEEGTQKLIADIKTLLEEYKQ from the coding sequence ATGAAACTAATAAAAAACGCCGGTCATATATACACATTCGTTCTTACTATACTGGTTTCCAGTGTGATCAGTTGTAAGGAAGATCGGAGGCTGCCCATATTAGGCGAACGGGACGTGGTGAAGAAAACGGTGGACGGCAAAGAGGTCGTTGATACGGTCTTCAATGCCATTCCTGCTTTCACTTTTGTAAACCAGGAAGGCGACACGGTTTCTGAAAAAATTGTAGAAGGTAAAATTTATGTAGCTGATTTTTTCTTCACAACCTGTCCTACCATTTGCCCGGTTATGAAGCGTCAAATGGTGAAGGTTTATAACCAATACAAAGGCAATCCGGATGTAATGATCCTCTCCCACTCTATCGATCCTGATCACGATACGCCTCAGGTTTTAAAGAAATTTGCGACGGATCTGGGCATCAGCGGCGATCAGTGGCAGTTTTTGACAGGAGAAAAAGAGAAAATTTACGAAATCGGCCAGAAGAAATACTTGTCCACGGCAAAGGAAGACAAGACGGCTGACGGTGGCTACATTCACAGCGGTGCATTCATTCTTGTTGATAAGGAAAAGCACATCAGGGGTATGTATGACGGCACCACTGAAGAAGGAACTCAGAAATTAATAGCTGACATTAAAACACTGCTTGAAGAATATAAGCAGTAA
- a CDS encoding c-type cytochrome: MTKSAIFLLFVTTMFACKSASELKSEQYFVVGYQLYTTYCANCHQADGKGMSNLYPPLANSSILNDKSAVACIIRNGMKGTILVNGKEFNRPMPANPKLTEIEIAELVTFVRMKWGKDSLYTPIEAVQTALKNCKAY, from the coding sequence ATGACCAAATCAGCAATTTTTCTTTTGTTTGTCACTACAATGTTTGCTTGCAAAAGCGCATCGGAGTTAAAGAGCGAGCAGTATTTTGTAGTAGGATATCAACTTTACACGACCTATTGCGCCAACTGCCATCAGGCCGATGGGAAAGGGATGTCTAATCTGTATCCACCATTAGCCAATTCCTCTATACTTAATGACAAGTCCGCCGTTGCCTGCATTATCAGAAATGGGATGAAAGGCACCATTCTCGTGAACGGAAAGGAATTTAACCGCCCTATGCCGGCAAATCCGAAGCTGACCGAAATTGAGATTGCTGAGCTGGTGACGTTTGTGCGTATGAAATGGGGAAAAGACAGCTTATATACGCCTATTGAAGCTGTTCAAACTGCATTAAAAAATTGCAAAGCATATTAA
- the lptC gene encoding LPS export ABC transporter periplasmic protein LptC encodes MRIALIFKYIIKGDKFLSPFYVIVLATWLLAACEGKQNKVGALYTGPLEVVNDVEVKYSEQGKLKVVMKTPRRLAYQNEAQVFPDTININFYDTTGTIVTRLRSDSGHYDKAADVYIVKGNVRVVKSETEELLKTTELNWSPRTRKVFTEKPLSVINKRTSEVTNAIGMDAEQDFTRIKFRKATGIYKFSGAP; translated from the coding sequence ATGCGTATTGCATTGATCTTCAAGTATATAATTAAAGGAGATAAATTTTTATCTCCTTTTTATGTTATTGTGCTGGCCACCTGGCTGTTGGCGGCTTGCGAGGGCAAACAAAACAAGGTGGGGGCATTATACACCGGCCCACTCGAAGTCGTGAATGATGTTGAGGTAAAATACAGCGAGCAGGGTAAGCTGAAAGTCGTGATGAAAACGCCAAGGAGGCTTGCTTATCAAAATGAAGCACAAGTTTTTCCGGACACAATTAACATTAATTTTTACGATACAACAGGCACTATTGTAACACGGCTGCGTTCTGATTCAGGACATTATGACAAAGCTGCGGATGTTTATATTGTGAAAGGCAATGTGCGGGTCGTGAAGTCGGAAACAGAGGAGTTACTTAAAACAACGGAGTTGAATTGGAGCCCCAGAACGCGTAAAGTTTTTACTGAAAAACCGCTTTCAGTTATCAATAAAAGGACTTCCGAAGTAACAAATGCCATTGGAATGGACGCCGAGCAGGATTTTACGAGGATCAAATTCCGGAAGGCGACCGGCATCTACAAGTTTAGCGGCGCGCCTTAA
- a CDS encoding type III pantothenate kinase codes for MNIVIDSGNTYSKVGWFQEEKLLRYTTRLTFSELIEAVRSEIPEYILFSSVSYTAADFENALGKSLKTFELTPETPLPITKNYDTPQTLGADRIAASAGANFLYPGEDLVVIDMGTCITYDLIDKNAVFQGGLISPGVKMRFNAMHSFTKRLPLVEPEPGPPLIGKSTRSAMQSGVMNGVLAEIQGIIEQYRHNSPDLRVLLCGGDAAFFESSLKPPIFAVPELVLIGLNRILTYNVSLQ; via the coding sequence ATGAACATTGTCATTGACTCAGGGAACACCTATTCGAAAGTTGGGTGGTTTCAGGAAGAGAAACTCTTACGATATACGACGCGGCTTACTTTCAGCGAATTGATAGAAGCGGTGCGCTCCGAAATCCCTGAGTACATTTTATTCTCATCCGTGAGTTACACCGCAGCTGATTTTGAGAATGCGCTGGGTAAGTCTTTGAAAACATTCGAGCTGACGCCGGAAACGCCTTTACCGATCACAAAGAACTACGATACACCTCAAACTTTGGGCGCAGACAGGATTGCAGCATCGGCAGGCGCTAATTTTCTGTATCCCGGTGAAGATTTGGTTGTGATTGATATGGGGACATGCATTACATATGACCTGATAGATAAAAATGCGGTGTTTCAGGGCGGATTGATTTCCCCGGGTGTGAAGATGCGATTTAATGCCATGCATTCGTTCACTAAGCGGCTTCCACTGGTAGAGCCCGAGCCTGGCCCTCCATTAATAGGGAAAAGCACGCGTAGCGCTATGCAGAGCGGTGTTATGAACGGGGTTTTGGCAGAAATACAAGGAATTATTGAGCAGTATCGTCACAATTCACCGGATTTGCGCGTACTATTATGTGGAGGAGATGCCGCTTTTTTTGAAAGTAGCCTGAAACCACCCATCTTTGCGGTGCCGGAATTGGTTTTAATAGGATTGAACAGAATTTTAACATATAATGTCTCGTTACAGTAG